A segment of the Streptomyces sp. ITFR-21 genome:
GGCCCACCCACATCCACGGCATCGAGCCCGAGCACCTGGGCGGGGCGCCGCGGTTCGCCGGGATCGCGGTACGGCTGCTGGGGCTGCTGCGCGGCCGGGTGCTGGTCGGCCACAACGTGGGCTGCGACCGGGCCTTCCTGGTGGCGGAGTACGCCCGGCTGGGACTGCGGCTGCCGCCGGTACCGGAGATGTGCACGATGCGGCTGGCGCAGGCGCGCGGCGCCGGCCGCCCGGGGCCGTACGGGCTGAGCCTGCGGGCGTGCGCCGCCGCGGCCGGCATCACCGACCGCAGCCCGCACACCGCGCTGGGCGACGCCCGCGCGACCGCAGCCCTGTTCACCGTGTACGCCGCGGACGGCCCCGGACACGCGGAACAGCTGGCCGCGGCGGCGCTGCTGCGCTGGCCGGAGCCCACCGCGCTGCTCGCCGCGGCGGACGCGCTGTGGCTGGCCCGGGGCAACGATCACGGCCGCCGGACGGTGCCCGGGGCACGTCAGGGGCGTGCGTGATGCCGGTCACTTCCGCCGGGCAAACCGGACACCATCTTTGTGCACGCGTTCACAAAGACATAGCCTGGCATGCACGGGGCGGCCCCAAAGACCGTGGTCGTCCTCAGCCCAGCTCATCCCGCAGGAGCACCGTGGCAACAGGCCGATCTCACCGACCGGCGACCAGAAGCCGAGGGATTCCCGAGGCCACCGTCGCCCGACTCCCGCTGTACCTGCGGGCGCTGACCGCTCTGTCGGAGCGTTCGGTGCCCACCGTGTCCTCGGAGGAGCTCGCCGCGGCGGCCGGGGTGAACTCGGCCAAGCTGCGCAAGGACTTCTCCTATCTCGGCTCCTACGGGACGCGGGGCGTCGGCTACGACGTGGAGTACCTCGTCTACCAGATCAGCCGCGAACTCGGACTCACCCAGGACTGGCCGGTCGTCATCGTCGGGATCGGCAACCTCGGCGCCGCCCTCGCCAACTACGGCGGCTTCGCCTCGCGCGGGTTCCGGGTCGCCGCCCTGCTCGACGCCGACACCGGGCTCGCCGGGAAGCTGGTCGCGGGCCTGCCGGTGCGGCACATCGACGAGCTGGAGGCGATCGTCGACGACAACCAGGTGTCGATCGGCGTGATCGCCACCCCCGCGGGCGCCGCCCAGGAGGTCACCGACCGGCTGGTCGCCGCCGGGGTCACCTCCATCCTCAACTTCGCGCCCACCGTGCTGTCGGTGCCGGACGGGGTGGACGTACGCAAGGTCGACCTCTCGATCGAGCTGCAGATCCTCGCGTTCCACGAGCAGCGCAAGGCCGGTGAAGGACGCCAGGACCCGGACGGGGACGTACCCGCGGTGATGCCCGCATGAGCCTTCTGGTCGTCGGCCTGAGCCACCGCACCGCGCCCGTCAGTGTGCTGGAGCGCGCCACTCTCGACGAGGGCGCGCGGGCCAAGCTGCTGCAGGACGCGCTGGCCGCCGAACCCGCCGCGGAGGCGGTGGCGCTGGCCACCTGCAACCGGGTCGAGCTGTACGCGGACGTGGACAAGTTCCACGCGGGCGTCGCCGAACTGTCCACGCTGCTCGCCCAGCACAGCGGCGTCGGCCTGGAGGAGCTCACCCCGCACCTGTACGTGCACTACGAGGACCGGGCCGTCCACCACCTGCTGTCGGTCGCCTGCGGCCTGGACTCCATGGTGGTCGGCGAGGGCCAGATCCTCGGCCAGATCAAGGACGCCCTCGCCGTCGGGCAGACCCTGCACACCGCGGGCCGGCTGCTGAACGAGCTGTTCCAGCAGGCGCTGCGGGTCGGCAAGCGGGCCCACTCCGAGACCGGCATCGACCGGGCCGGCCAGTCCCTGGTCACCTTCGGCCTGGACCAGCTCGCCCCCGCCACCGGCCCGGTACGCGGCAGGCACGCGCTGGTCGTCGGCGCCGGCTCGATGTCCTCGCTGGCCGCGGCCACCCTGGCCAGGGCCGGCGTGGCCGGCCTCACCATCGCCAACCGCACCGTGGAACGCGCCGAGCGGCTCGCCCACGCGCTCACCGAACAGGGCACCCCCACCCGGGCGATCACCATGTCCGAGGTGGCGGACGGGCTGCGGACCGCCGACATCGTGGTGTCCTGTACGGGCGCCACCGGCCTGGTACTGACCGCCGACGAGCTGCGTACCGCCGTCGGCGCGCGCGGCGGGGCGCCGCTGGCCGTCCTGGACCTGGCGATGCCCCGCGACATCGACGGCGCCGCGCACGGCCTGCCCGGCGTGACACTGGTGGACATCGAGTCGCTGGCCGCCGCGTCCGCCGACGCGCCCATGGCCGCCGACGTCGACCAGGTGCGGGCGATCGTCTCCCAGGAGGTCGCCGCCTTCGGCGCGGCCCAGCGGGCGGCCCGGATCACCCCCACCGTGGTGGCGCTGCGGGCCATGGCGGCCGATGTCGTAGCGGGTGAACTCGCCCGGCTCGACGGTAGGCTGCCCGATCTGAACGACAAGCAGCGCGCGGAGATCACCCAGGCCGTGCGCCGTGTCGTGGACAAGCTCCTGCACGCGCCCACCGTGCGGGTCAAGCAGCTCGCGGGTGAGCCCGGTGGCGCCGGGTACGCCGACGCGCTGCGGGAACTCTTCGACCTCGACCCGCTGGCGGTCGCCGCTGTCAGCCGGGCCGACACCCCGGGCGCCGTCGCCCAGGGCACCGCAGAACCGAATCGAGGGCGGGCATGAACACCCCCACCGGCCGCGACGACGCACCCCCGACGCCCCTACGCCTGGGTACCCGCCGCAGCAAACTCGCCATGGCCCAGTCCGGGATGGTCGCCGCACGGGTGACCGACGTCACCGGGCGGCCCGTGGAACTGGTCGAGATCACCACCTACGGAGACGTCTCGCGGGAGGCGCTGGCGCAGATCGGCGGTACCGGCGTCTTCGTCTCCGCGCTGCGGGACGCGCTGCTCTCCGGCACCATCGACTTCGCCGTGCACAGCCTGAAGGACCTGCCGACCGCTGACCCCGCGAATCTGCTGCTGGCCGCGGTCCCGGTCCGCGAGGACCCGCGGGACGCCCTGGTCGCCCGAGGCGGCCGCACCTTCGGGAATCTG
Coding sequences within it:
- a CDS encoding redox-sensing transcriptional repressor Rex, yielding MATGRSHRPATRSRGIPEATVARLPLYLRALTALSERSVPTVSSEELAAAAGVNSAKLRKDFSYLGSYGTRGVGYDVEYLVYQISRELGLTQDWPVVIVGIGNLGAALANYGGFASRGFRVAALLDADTGLAGKLVAGLPVRHIDELEAIVDDNQVSIGVIATPAGAAQEVTDRLVAAGVTSILNFAPTVLSVPDGVDVRKVDLSIELQILAFHEQRKAGEGRQDPDGDVPAVMPA
- a CDS encoding 3'-5' exonuclease, encoding MREECDHVLSGRSPSAYGYAVVDLEATGSSSHRHRVIEIAVVLLDRDLVPQGEFATLIDPQGPVGPTHIHGIEPEHLGGAPRFAGIAVRLLGLLRGRVLVGHNVGCDRAFLVAEYARLGLRLPPVPEMCTMRLAQARGAGRPGPYGLSLRACAAAAGITDRSPHTALGDARATAALFTVYAADGPGHAEQLAAAALLRWPEPTALLAAADALWLARGNDHGRRTVPGARQGRA
- a CDS encoding glutamyl-tRNA reductase: MSLLVVGLSHRTAPVSVLERATLDEGARAKLLQDALAAEPAAEAVALATCNRVELYADVDKFHAGVAELSTLLAQHSGVGLEELTPHLYVHYEDRAVHHLLSVACGLDSMVVGEGQILGQIKDALAVGQTLHTAGRLLNELFQQALRVGKRAHSETGIDRAGQSLVTFGLDQLAPATGPVRGRHALVVGAGSMSSLAAATLARAGVAGLTIANRTVERAERLAHALTEQGTPTRAITMSEVADGLRTADIVVSCTGATGLVLTADELRTAVGARGGAPLAVLDLAMPRDIDGAAHGLPGVTLVDIESLAAASADAPMAADVDQVRAIVSQEVAAFGAAQRAARITPTVVALRAMAADVVAGELARLDGRLPDLNDKQRAEITQAVRRVVDKLLHAPTVRVKQLAGEPGGAGYADALRELFDLDPLAVAAVSRADTPGAVAQGTAEPNRGRA